A genomic window from Fibrobacterota bacterium includes:
- a CDS encoding AIPR family protein — MHRIIKSHLDSFCINQGIQNDDESVKFEKFANYAILSGKASTAFDLDDVTTGNGDSGVDGIAIVINEEIVNSNEDAKSVFSSAKKNNAVEIIFIQSKSGESFDLGEFLKFKEAVLRLSESEEFQPMDEVEIEAKEILNTVFKNVPKIRGGKPDIVARFVATGLYTNPKELERAKNDACIELSRTSLFGEIDIKFIDRDELTKLWIRTYSGTSANIEMFSLAALPTIDGIAEAYIGVVKAKEIVNKLLESEDGGIRSQVFEENVRAFLGSENGVNSSIAQTLSRKTGANRFPVLNNGITIVSPDVRVQGNIIHLENFQIVNGCQTSHVLFENRKELSDEIMVNIKVVETINEDIFAELVRATNSQTKVEENQFYSLRPVIKRVEKYFDSYDEQDGRLYFERRDKQFVGRDIPAIRIFNLQNLGKSVCSMYLQRPELAFRYAKRMFSDYGDSIFGENIKEIVYYSACLTLYRIHLLVSNGRIPTNIKKYKWHLLPIIRAIIADEKIHYNLSANKTEKQAEKIVKAMSKDGKECTEIIKQAVEIIHGIDNLSNDRLKRQAVIIEALEKI; from the coding sequence ATGCACCGAATAATCAAGTCGCATCTGGATAGCTTTTGTATAAACCAGGGGATTCAAAATGATGATGAATCTGTGAAATTTGAAAAATTCGCAAATTATGCAATTTTATCAGGAAAGGCATCGACAGCATTTGATCTTGATGATGTAACAACAGGTAATGGTGATTCTGGTGTTGATGGAATTGCGATAGTCATAAATGAAGAAATTGTCAACTCAAACGAGGATGCTAAATCAGTTTTTAGTTCGGCAAAAAAGAATAATGCTGTTGAAATCATCTTTATCCAATCAAAATCTGGGGAATCCTTCGATCTAGGTGAATTTTTGAAGTTCAAAGAAGCTGTACTACGGCTATCTGAGAGCGAGGAATTTCAGCCAATGGATGAAGTAGAAATAGAAGCAAAAGAAATATTAAACACTGTCTTTAAGAATGTCCCTAAAATCCGTGGCGGAAAGCCTGATATTGTTGCACGCTTCGTAGCAACTGGACTTTACACTAACCCGAAAGAATTAGAACGGGCAAAGAATGATGCTTGCATCGAGCTTTCACGAACTAGTCTATTTGGAGAAATTGACATCAAATTTATTGATCGCGACGAATTGACAAAACTATGGATTCGCACCTATTCAGGGACAAGTGCCAACATTGAAATGTTCAGTCTTGCCGCCCTTCCGACCATCGATGGAATTGCTGAAGCGTATATTGGTGTTGTCAAGGCGAAAGAAATTGTTAATAAATTACTAGAATCTGAGGATGGCGGAATAAGATCTCAGGTATTTGAGGAAAATGTTCGGGCGTTTTTGGGTAGTGAAAATGGCGTCAATAGCTCGATTGCACAGACGTTGAGTCGGAAAACTGGTGCGAATAGATTTCCAGTGTTGAATAATGGGATCACAATCGTTAGTCCTGATGTTCGTGTTCAAGGAAATATTATCCATTTGGAAAATTTCCAAATTGTGAATGGATGCCAGACTTCTCATGTTCTCTTTGAAAATCGCAAAGAACTTAGTGATGAAATTATGGTAAATATTAAGGTGGTTGAAACTATCAATGAAGACATTTTTGCTGAACTAGTACGGGCAACCAACAGTCAAACCAAAGTTGAGGAAAATCAGTTCTATTCGTTGCGCCCAGTAATTAAGAGGGTTGAAAAATATTTCGACTCATATGACGAACAAGATGGTCGGCTATATTTCGAACGTCGAGACAAGCAATTCGTCGGAAGAGATATTCCGGCTATCAGAATATTCAATTTGCAAAATCTAGGTAAATCCGTTTGCTCGATGTATTTACAGAGGCCGGAGCTTGCATTTAGATACGCTAAAAGGATGTTTAGCGATTATGGAGACAGTATATTTGGCGAAAACATAAAGGAGATCGTCTATTATTCGGCTTGCTTGACGCTCTACCGCATTCATCTTCTTGTGTCAAATGGGCGGATCCCGACAAATATAAAAAAATACAAATGGCATTTGCTGCCAATCATTCGAGCTATAATTGCAGACGAAAAGATTCATTACAATCTTTCTGCTAATAAAACGGAAAAGCAGGCCGAAAAAATCGTAAAGGCAATGTCTAAAGATGGGAAGGAATGCACTGAAATCATTAAACAAGCCGTTGAAATCATACATGGGATTGATAATTTATCCAATGATCGGCTAAAAAGGCAGGCCGTAATCATTGAAGCACTTGAGAAAATCTAA
- a CDS encoding TIGR04141 family sporadically distributed protein, with translation MSDKKNVFTIYRIRDGINYQGVYNLKPSNMPAFDSTIKIGSLDCRFIVSNSFGRIPDWLKEMCRISGEKISKHVESAGGVLEIKINDTIYCVTFGAKGRFLIASTAIEERFGLLTALNMIGENPIRQIDKTTFDSNQKHSKEQLSKEGSAREFGINVSQDILKGVTGKPTREKEFQRVSGSDGLNIRTKFDYSELDKLIEIIDAESKTGKYKDRYAWIDKFAAIKDDAIIANLDNTLDDWLKGIGSGVSLGWFSIPQAIEWDRVDGFYFSGSDSRKDLFYDIDLQFIKEAWNVNELGVSQLKKRMAQAVSFDGHVIQEYSWILYRCIYFETKINDEQYLLSDGKWFRIDAEYSSELNSYYAFAKWLNLGLKKYNHGSETLYNSSLKGTDNLVVFDKKLAYVKGEDPIEFCDAYDLKEKRLIHLKRYGQSAVLSHLFAQGYVSAELFQRNPDFRKVVLENESAKGYDLGFSSNVRPNPTEYSVVYAIISNSKDERPNIPYFSKISFRNYFQRLDGMGYQVYLSKVECEDGVVLKKKRVKKPKLKKK, from the coding sequence ATGTCTGACAAGAAGAACGTCTTCACGATATATAGGATTCGCGACGGTATAAATTACCAGGGCGTATACAATCTCAAGCCGTCCAATATGCCGGCATTTGACTCAACAATCAAAATAGGATCACTTGATTGTCGTTTTATCGTTTCTAATAGTTTTGGAAGGATTCCGGATTGGTTGAAAGAGATGTGCAGGATTAGCGGGGAGAAAATTTCTAAGCATGTTGAAAGCGCTGGTGGGGTCCTCGAAATCAAGATAAATGATACGATATATTGTGTTACATTCGGCGCCAAAGGTCGCTTTCTTATTGCCTCTACTGCTATTGAGGAACGTTTTGGTTTGCTGACTGCGTTAAATATGATTGGAGAAAATCCAATCCGCCAAATTGATAAAACGACTTTTGATTCAAATCAGAAGCACTCAAAAGAACAGCTTTCTAAAGAAGGGTCGGCAAGAGAGTTTGGTATAAATGTATCTCAGGATATTTTAAAAGGAGTTACAGGCAAACCTACTCGCGAGAAGGAATTTCAAAGAGTCTCCGGGTCCGATGGCCTGAATATACGAACGAAATTTGATTATTCCGAACTTGATAAATTGATTGAGATAATTGATGCTGAATCAAAAACAGGGAAATACAAAGATAGATATGCATGGATTGATAAGTTTGCCGCTATAAAAGATGATGCGATTATTGCAAACCTCGATAACACTCTTGATGATTGGTTAAAGGGAATAGGTAGCGGCGTTTCTCTTGGTTGGTTTTCGATTCCGCAAGCTATTGAATGGGATAGAGTTGATGGGTTTTATTTTTCAGGATCAGATAGCAGGAAAGATTTGTTTTATGATATTGATTTGCAGTTCATTAAAGAGGCGTGGAATGTTAATGAGTTGGGTGTGAGTCAATTAAAGAAACGAATGGCTCAAGCTGTTTCGTTTGACGGGCATGTAATTCAGGAGTATTCTTGGATCCTGTATCGATGCATATATTTCGAGACGAAAATAAACGATGAGCAATATCTACTTAGTGATGGGAAATGGTTTAGGATAGATGCGGAATATTCCTCGGAATTAAATAGCTACTACGCTTTTGCGAAATGGCTGAATCTGGGGCTGAAAAAGTATAACCATGGAAGTGAGACTCTTTATAATTCAAGTCTCAAGGGTACTGATAACCTTGTTGTGTTTGACAAAAAGTTGGCCTATGTGAAAGGCGAAGATCCGATTGAATTTTGTGATGCCTATGATTTGAAAGAAAAGCGCTTGATTCACCTTAAGCGGTACGGGCAATCAGCTGTATTAAGTCACCTATTCGCACAAGGATATGTGTCAGCTGAATTATTCCAACGAAACCCCGATTTTCGTAAAGTCGTTCTGGAAAATGAAAGCGCCAAAGGTTATGATCTTGGGTTCTCATCAAATGTTCGCCCAAATCCAACAGAATACTCTGTAGTATATGCGATTATCAGTAATTCTAAAGACGAAAGGCCAAATATTCCGTATTTTAGCAAAATTTCATTTCGAAATTATTTTCAACGTCTTGATGGAATGGGATATCAAGTATACCTGTCAAAGGTTGAATGTGAAGATGGTGTTGTTTTGAAAAAAAAGAGAGTCAAGAAGCCTAAGCTTAAAAAAAAATGA
- a CDS encoding DUF4145 domain-containing protein, producing the protein MKKGEILKSQCRECKRSTNHKVLELHIEDGKLEDEVNNTFDFHNQYSIVKCMGCDCVSYISELWDSEMLPDQDGVALYPESHEQKRGIYFREPLSWDKAIYIPDRIKKVYKEVINTFNDKSHLLCSVGIRAVIEAICVEKNITEGPIEIPSSTNPSPKTSTNLQAKINGLASKGLLSPEHAEILHEHRFLGNEAVHEFTHPNRDVLSLAIDIIEHTFDNLFEIPEKGKEIKAQRTKKAKTKKKKTKK; encoded by the coding sequence ATGAAAAAAGGTGAAATTCTAAAAAGCCAATGTCGCGAATGCAAACGCTCGACAAATCATAAGGTATTAGAACTGCATATAGAGGACGGAAAACTTGAAGATGAAGTCAACAATACTTTTGATTTTCATAACCAATACTCAATCGTAAAGTGCATGGGGTGCGATTGCGTCTCGTATATATCTGAACTATGGGATTCAGAAATGCTTCCAGATCAGGATGGAGTAGCATTATATCCTGAATCGCATGAGCAAAAGCGTGGAATTTATTTCCGTGAGCCATTAAGTTGGGATAAAGCAATATACATACCGGACAGGATAAAAAAAGTATACAAGGAAGTGATTAATACTTTCAACGATAAGTCGCATTTGCTATGTTCTGTTGGGATCCGTGCAGTCATTGAGGCAATTTGTGTTGAAAAGAATATAACAGAAGGCCCAATTGAGATTCCGTCATCAACTAATCCCTCCCCCAAAACAAGCACTAATTTGCAGGCAAAAATAAATGGGCTTGCCTCGAAAGGACTTTTATCTCCAGAGCATGCCGAGATCCTTCATGAACATAGATTTCTAGGAAACGAGGCTGTTCATGAATTTACTCATCCAAATCGTGATGTTCTAAGTCTTGCAATCGATATTATCGAACACACTTTTGATAACCTATTTGAGATTCCGGAAAAAGGGAAAGAAATCAAAGCTCAACGCACCAAAAAGGCCAAGACGAAAAAGAAAAAAACAAAGAAGTGA
- a CDS encoding DUF2326 domain-containing protein: MRKITSDIPGFREVPFSDGLNLVIGNRSREVSDVITSGHNVGKPSVLRIIEYALFAKRHNDYAPGWVLRYSGYNFTIQLEFRGKNITVETPITKRIYVNNPDHELIKNNTKLLNHFIRFKTDYIDEFSKPGSSKGKDLNWKPYIFGILGFSAEALENKLQSEIDYNAVDAVIKAIESADIKDSDRSEIIERLKLEAEEIRAGLAKFDFFQYEKSIFSTKITALSSGISSARIKITSRESDLQKVNESLALQKSSSFDIDEIQKIYAECGILFAENIKRNFADLVEFNRKLIVSRKSMLGSIQARLQLEIERLLPELQRLSQLRSKYNQILTKRDYKEEYEGLQSRLIEVEKELSVLTIAVFKKSKEEFVERKNVIEIQRAINANELRSELNSQNKKFEKINEVYKALTKSVLGIRATISVRENTNSNVNFSIEVKNEDIDMLTFKGDAFRRISCGLFDLSVAACTPNEPKFVAHDGILDGIEAPIKRRYLLATAYACRKYKIQYIISMINEGIPEVVKNRYISIELSDSPKSNCLFGEKF, encoded by the coding sequence GTGAGAAAAATCACATCTGATATTCCAGGCTTCCGAGAAGTGCCTTTTTCCGATGGCCTAAATCTTGTAATCGGAAATCGAAGCAGAGAAGTTTCAGATGTCATAACAAGTGGACACAATGTTGGAAAACCCTCAGTTTTGAGGATAATTGAATACGCTTTATTTGCTAAGCGGCACAATGATTACGCGCCAGGATGGGTTTTACGCTACAGTGGCTATAACTTTACGATCCAACTTGAATTTCGCGGAAAGAACATAACAGTTGAAACCCCAATAACCAAGCGAATTTATGTCAATAACCCTGATCATGAATTAATAAAAAACAACACCAAGCTGCTTAACCATTTCATAAGATTCAAGACTGATTATATCGACGAATTTAGCAAGCCTGGATCAAGCAAGGGCAAAGACCTTAACTGGAAGCCGTACATATTTGGGATTCTTGGCTTTTCAGCGGAAGCCTTGGAAAACAAGCTACAAAGCGAAATCGATTACAATGCTGTGGATGCCGTAATAAAAGCAATTGAAAGTGCTGACATAAAAGATTCTGACCGCTCTGAGATTATTGAAAGGTTAAAATTGGAGGCAGAAGAGATTCGTGCTGGTTTGGCCAAATTTGATTTTTTTCAATATGAGAAAAGCATCTTTTCAACCAAAATCACAGCCTTATCTTCTGGAATCTCATCGGCACGTATAAAAATAACCTCAAGAGAGTCCGATCTACAAAAAGTCAATGAGTCACTGGCTCTTCAAAAGAGTAGCAGTTTCGATATTGATGAGATTCAGAAAATCTATGCAGAGTGCGGTATATTGTTTGCGGAAAATATCAAAAGAAATTTCGCTGACCTGGTTGAATTTAATCGAAAACTAATCGTATCTAGGAAGTCGATGCTCGGAAGCATCCAAGCGAGGCTACAACTTGAAATCGAAAGACTACTTCCCGAACTTCAAAGACTATCGCAATTGCGATCCAAGTATAATCAGATCCTCACCAAGCGAGACTATAAAGAGGAGTACGAAGGACTACAAAGCCGATTAATCGAAGTAGAGAAAGAGTTGAGTGTATTAACTATCGCGGTATTTAAGAAAAGCAAAGAGGAGTTTGTCGAAAGGAAGAATGTCATTGAGATTCAACGGGCAATCAATGCGAATGAACTGCGCTCGGAATTAAATAGCCAGAACAAAAAATTTGAAAAGATCAACGAAGTGTACAAAGCACTTACAAAATCTGTATTGGGAATACGAGCGACGATTTCAGTTAGAGAAAACACAAACTCCAACGTCAACTTTTCTATCGAAGTTAAAAATGAAGACATTGACATGTTAACATTTAAAGGAGATGCATTCAGGAGGATTTCATGCGGGTTATTTGACTTGTCTGTTGCTGCATGCACTCCTAATGAACCGAAATTTGTCGCTCATGACGGCATTCTAGATGGAATCGAAGCACCGATAAAACGTCGTTATCTTCTGGCTACCGCATATGCATGCAGGAAATACAAAATTCAATACATAATATCAATGATTAACGAGGGAATCCCTGAAGTTGTTAAGAATCGATACATATCCATTGAGCTGAGCGATTCTCCAAAATCAAATTGCCTTTTTGGAGAGAAATTTTAG